From a single Lewinella sp. LCG006 genomic region:
- the pepT gene encoding peptidase T, translated as MRTVLDRFVDYVKIDTQSDPDSPTQPSTMKQLDLARILVQELIQMGLGDAHLDEHGYVYATLPSNVEHEVPVICFCSHMDTSPDSSGKDVKPLVHRNYDGSDIVLPDDPEVVIRMAEHPDLAEQIGNDIVTASGTTLLGADNKAGVAEIMTAIDHLINHPEIPHGTIRVLFTPDEEIGRGVDKVDIAKLGADFGYTVDGEKRGSMEDETFSADGATVVIKGTSAHPGFAKGKMVSALKVAAAFVEALPKDRLTPESTSDKEGFIHPVQMSGGVEETTIRFIVRDFDTAKLAEHEAEMQTVLEATLAKFPGATGEIIVQEQYRNMKEILDQYPDVVAKAEEAIRRAGMPVLKRSIRGGTDGSRLSFMGLPCPNIFAGEHAFHSKQEWVTVQDMEKATEVLVHLAALWAE; from the coding sequence ATGCGTACCGTACTTGATCGTTTTGTAGATTATGTAAAAATTGACACCCAATCAGACCCCGATTCTCCTACCCAACCCAGCACCATGAAGCAGCTGGATCTGGCCAGAATACTCGTTCAAGAGCTCATCCAGATGGGGCTTGGTGACGCTCACCTGGATGAACACGGTTACGTATACGCCACCCTACCCAGCAATGTGGAACACGAGGTGCCCGTTATTTGCTTTTGCAGCCACATGGACACCTCTCCCGACAGCAGTGGTAAAGACGTAAAGCCGCTGGTGCATCGCAACTACGATGGTAGTGACATTGTATTACCTGATGATCCCGAAGTGGTTATCCGGATGGCCGAACATCCTGACTTGGCGGAGCAGATCGGCAACGATATCGTCACGGCCAGTGGAACCACCCTCCTGGGAGCCGACAATAAAGCCGGAGTAGCTGAAATCATGACAGCGATAGATCACTTGATCAACCATCCTGAGATTCCGCACGGCACCATCAGGGTACTATTTACCCCCGACGAAGAGATTGGGCGAGGAGTAGATAAAGTAGACATTGCAAAACTGGGCGCAGATTTCGGGTACACCGTAGATGGTGAGAAGCGCGGCTCCATGGAAGATGAAACATTTTCTGCCGACGGTGCCACTGTGGTCATCAAAGGCACCAGTGCCCACCCTGGCTTTGCCAAAGGAAAAATGGTAAGTGCCCTGAAAGTAGCAGCAGCCTTCGTGGAAGCGCTCCCCAAAGACCGCCTCACCCCAGAATCTACCAGCGACAAAGAAGGCTTCATACATCCAGTACAAATGAGCGGTGGTGTAGAAGAAACGACGATCCGCTTTATTGTACGTGATTTTGACACCGCCAAACTGGCTGAACACGAAGCCGAGATGCAAACCGTTCTGGAGGCTACCCTGGCTAAATTTCCCGGCGCAACCGGTGAAATTATTGTACAGGAACAGTACCGCAATATGAAAGAAATTTTGGATCAGTACCCCGATGTAGTAGCCAAAGCCGAAGAAGCCATCCGCCGCGCAGGAATGCCCGTGTTGAAACGCTCCATCCGCGGCGGCACCGATGGTTCACGACTCAGTTTTATGGGTCTTCCCTGCCCTAATATTTTTGCTGGTGAGCACGCTTTCCACTCCAAGCAAGAATGGGTGACCGTGCAGGACATGGAAAAGGCGACGGAGGTGCTGGTGCATTTGGCCGCTTTGTGGGCAGAGTAA